In Mastigocladopsis repens PCC 10914, a single window of DNA contains:
- a CDS encoding AbrB/MazE/SpoVT family DNA-binding domain-containing protein — translation MSIATITSKGQTTIPKEIREKLNLRPGDRINFIIEPDGKVYIQPLNIQVEELSGILHKPERKPVSIEEMNEAIEQSGGSLS, via the coding sequence ATGTCTATCGCCACAATTACCAGCAAAGGTCAGACAACTATCCCCAAAGAAATTCGGGAGAAGCTTAACTTACGTCCGGGCGATCGCATTAATTTCATCATTGAACCAGACGGTAAAGTCTACATTCAGCCGCTGAATATCCAAGTTGAGGAATTGTCTGGCATTCTTCATAAACCAGAAAGGAAACCAGTTTCTATCGAGGAAATGAATGAAGCAATTGAACAATCTGGTGGGAGCTTGTCATGA
- a CDS encoding PIN domain-containing protein — translation MNGLDTNILVCYLVQDDLKQGRFAAEYIQQVKASGETCFINNIVLCELVWVLKSSYKLSRSEIIDVLEKILRTDAFDFENREAVWWSVQQIKKGKADFSDYLIMKLNEQAGCSETATFDAKLQEVEGIQILN, via the coding sequence ATGAATGGGCTAGATACTAATATTCTGGTTTGTTATCTAGTTCAGGATGACTTGAAACAAGGTAGATTCGCTGCTGAGTACATCCAGCAGGTTAAGGCAAGCGGTGAAACCTGTTTCATCAACAACATTGTTCTTTGTGAACTCGTTTGGGTACTAAAAAGTTCCTATAAACTCAGCAGGAGTGAAATTATCGACGTTCTTGAAAAAATACTGAGAACGGATGCGTTTGACTTTGAAAACAGAGAAGCGGTTTGGTGGTCAGTACAGCAGATAAAAAAGGGAAAAGCTGATTTCTCTGACTATCTAATTATGAAGTTAAATGAACAAGCTGGCTGTAGTGAAACTGCTACATTTGATGCAAAGTTGCAAGAAGTTGAGGGAATTCAGATACTTAACTAA
- a CDS encoding antitoxin, which produces MNTAKLLTNGENQTVVLPKEFQFQGNEVYIKKIGNAVVLISKENPWQTLFDATELFSEDFMENREQPNLEVREAFE; this is translated from the coding sequence ATGAATACTGCTAAATTATTGACGAATGGTGAGAATCAGACCGTAGTTTTGCCCAAGGAATTTCAGTTTCAAGGGAATGAAGTTTATATAAAAAAGATAGGTAATGCTGTTGTCTTAATTTCCAAAGAAAATCCTTGGCAAACTTTGTTTGACGCGACTGAACTCTTTTCTGAAGATTTCATGGAAAACAGAGAACAGCCTAATTTAGAAGTTAGAGAGGCTTTTGAATGA
- the vapC gene encoding type II toxin-antitoxin system tRNA(fMet)-specific endonuclease VapC — protein MRFLLDTNTCIYIIKRKPPKVFERFQTLDIFDVGIFSITVAELEYGVYKSQRQQQNQAALSQFLIPLEIIPFNETATQTYGRIRAELERQGIVIGSMNMLIASQAISLGLILVTNNVREFSRIPGLVLENWVD, from the coding sequence ATGAGATTTTTGCTGGATACCAATACGTGTATCTACATTATTAAAAGGAAGCCACCTAAAGTATTCGAGAGATTTCAGACACTGGACATATTTGATGTAGGTATTTTCTCTATTACTGTTGCAGAACTTGAGTATGGTGTTTACAAAAGCCAACGTCAACAGCAAAATCAAGCAGCACTCAGTCAGTTTTTAATTCCTCTGGAAATTATTCCCTTTAATGAGACTGCTACACAAACTTATGGAAGAATCCGAGCGGAGTTAGAACGACAAGGTATTGTCATTGGTTCAATGAATATGCTAATAGCATCCCAAGCAATCAGTCTTGGGCTAATTTTAGTGACTAATAATGTCAGAGAATTTTCTCGGATTCCAGGTTTAGTCTTGGAAAATTGGGTGGATTAG
- the ptsP gene encoding phosphoenolpyruvate--protein phosphotransferase — MVGIVIVSHSKQLAEGVRELAAQMVQGKVPLAVAAGIDDPENPLGTDAMQVYEAIASIYTDEGVIILMDLGSALMSAEMALEFLSQEHRDKVHLCEAPLVEGAIAAAVAAASGSNIQQVMAEARGALLAKATQLGVDMSHIQQETAHVSTSFVIEGQRTNDTGHVTKEIRLLVRNRLGLHARPAAKFVATAARFQSQIKVKNVTKNIEAVRADSINQVATLGVRQGHELVITATGSDADEALAALQALVESHFGEEETTLLPHYPTTSSLQHPISTSSHHFLQGIPASSGVAIAPVFLYCPTPIDIQQYHVDKIEEEWQGLQVAIQIAQEEIQALLSQASIQIGDAEAAIFDAHLLFLEDPVVLEAVHQRIFEQHLNAEAAWQAVVDELANHYRSIEDSYLQERVADVVDVGQRVLRLLTGFQSHIRISDHSPTHLHLCDPAILIATDLSPSDTARLDPTKVLGICTTSGSAICHSAIIARRLGIPVIVGLPTEILQVADNTLVALDGESGRVWIEPEPEIQTALEAKREAQQVAHQQALTTASSPAMTRDQKQISVFANIGGLSDTEEALILGAEGVGLFRTEFLYLERTTPPSEEEQLVVYQSIAQLLDHRPLIIRTLDVGGDKPIPYLNFPHETNPFLGWRGIRFCLDNPDIFKTQLRAILKASPGHQIKIMFPMIATVQEIQAAKAMLAEVQAELRQAGIPFDENMEVGIMVEIPSAVVLAEQLAAEVDFFSLGTNDLSQYIMAADRTHPRVATLVDAMHPAVLRMIQQTVQAAHKAGIWVGLCGELAADPLAATILLGLGLDEVSLNPQAIPEFKQAIAQLTMAEAEIIAASAMQQNSAAEVRELVRKL; from the coding sequence ATGGTCGGAATTGTCATTGTCTCGCACAGCAAACAGCTTGCAGAAGGAGTCCGGGAACTGGCAGCGCAAATGGTTCAGGGCAAAGTCCCCCTGGCTGTTGCTGCAGGAATTGACGATCCAGAAAACCCGCTAGGTACAGATGCCATGCAGGTTTATGAGGCGATCGCCTCGATTTACACTGATGAAGGTGTCATTATCTTAATGGATCTCGGTAGCGCTTTGATGAGTGCGGAAATGGCACTCGAGTTTCTCTCACAAGAACACCGAGACAAAGTACATCTGTGTGAAGCACCACTTGTCGAGGGTGCAATTGCAGCTGCTGTTGCTGCCGCTTCTGGTAGCAATATTCAACAGGTGATGGCTGAAGCACGGGGCGCATTGCTTGCCAAGGCCACTCAATTGGGTGTAGATATGAGTCATATCCAACAGGAAACCGCTCACGTATCTACCTCATTTGTTATTGAAGGACAAAGAACAAATGACACAGGACACGTAACAAAAGAAATACGCCTATTAGTCCGTAATCGTTTGGGGCTACATGCCCGTCCAGCAGCTAAATTTGTGGCAACAGCAGCTAGATTTCAATCTCAAATAAAAGTCAAAAATGTAACTAAAAATATTGAAGCAGTACGTGCTGATAGTATCAACCAAGTAGCGACTTTAGGCGTGCGTCAAGGACACGAACTGGTTATTACTGCTACTGGTTCTGATGCAGATGAGGCGCTGGCGGCATTGCAAGCATTAGTCGAAAGTCACTTTGGTGAAGAAGAAACCACCCTATTACCTCATTACCCCACCACTTCATCTCTCCAACACCCCATTTCTACCTCCTCCCATCACTTTCTCCAAGGGATTCCTGCTTCCAGCGGAGTGGCGATCGCACCCGTTTTTTTGTATTGTCCTACTCCCATTGATATTCAGCAATACCACGTAGATAAGATTGAGGAAGAGTGGCAAGGTTTACAGGTAGCAATTCAAATCGCCCAAGAGGAAATTCAAGCTTTACTCTCACAAGCATCTATTCAAATTGGAGACGCTGAAGCTGCCATTTTTGATGCCCATCTGCTGTTTTTAGAAGACCCTGTGGTACTTGAAGCTGTTCACCAACGTATCTTTGAACAACATCTTAACGCTGAAGCTGCTTGGCAAGCAGTTGTTGATGAGTTGGCAAACCATTACCGTTCTATTGAGGATTCTTACTTACAAGAGCGAGTTGCTGATGTGGTAGACGTAGGACAGCGAGTGTTACGGTTACTCACTGGATTTCAATCCCACATCAGAATTTCAGATCACAGCCCTACTCATTTGCATCTGTGTGATCCAGCTATTTTGATTGCAACTGACCTAAGTCCTTCCGATACAGCTAGGCTAGATCCAACAAAAGTCCTGGGAATTTGTACCACGTCTGGCAGTGCCATTTGCCACAGTGCTATTATAGCTCGTAGATTGGGTATTCCTGTTATTGTTGGCTTACCAACAGAGATACTGCAAGTAGCAGATAATACGCTTGTCGCACTTGATGGTGAGAGTGGCAGAGTCTGGATAGAACCAGAACCAGAAATCCAAACTGCACTGGAGGCAAAGCGAGAGGCACAGCAAGTAGCCCATCAGCAAGCACTAACGACGGCATCAAGTCCAGCAATGACCCGAGATCAGAAGCAAATCAGTGTATTTGCTAATATAGGAGGTCTATCTGATACTGAAGAAGCCTTAATCTTAGGTGCAGAAGGCGTCGGATTATTCCGCACTGAGTTCCTCTATCTGGAAAGAACAACACCGCCTTCGGAAGAAGAGCAATTGGTAGTTTATCAAAGTATCGCCCAACTTCTTGATCATCGTCCGTTAATCATCCGCACACTTGATGTGGGGGGTGACAAGCCAATTCCCTACTTGAATTTTCCACACGAAACCAACCCTTTTTTGGGTTGGCGCGGAATTCGTTTTTGTCTCGATAATCCTGATATCTTCAAAACTCAGTTGCGGGCAATTTTAAAAGCCAGTCCCGGACACCAAATTAAAATCATGTTTCCGATGATTGCTACTGTGCAAGAAATACAAGCTGCAAAGGCAATGCTGGCAGAAGTACAGGCTGAACTACGTCAAGCTGGTATACCCTTTGATGAAAATATGGAAGTGGGTATTATGGTAGAAATACCCTCGGCGGTTGTGCTTGCTGAACAGTTAGCAGCTGAAGTGGACTTTTTCAGTCTTGGTACCAATGACCTCAGCCAATATATCATGGCAGCAGATCGCACGCATCCACGAGTCGCAACTTTGGTTGATGCAATGCATCCGGCTGTGTTGCGGATGATTCAGCAAACTGTCCAAGCTGCACATAAAGCAGGCATTTGGGTGGGGTTATGTGGGGAATTGGCGGCAGACCCTTTAGCAGCAACAATTTTACTAGGGTTAGGATTAGATGAAGTGAGTCTGAATCCGCAAGCTATTCCTGAATTTAAGCAGGCGATCGCTCAGTTGACAATGGCAGAAGCAGAGATAATTGCTGCATCAGCCATGCAACAAAATTCTGCGGCTGAGGTCAGGGAATTGGTCAGAAAATTATGA
- a CDS encoding WD40 repeat domain-containing protein: MEQGVRLLIDLVLELAPIIASLVQKRNEERPLAIYQPPEYIQEFIQSVNSSSQGISYVRGFDKEKIQQQELAFYYHKTQLQIATHQRETALKLPEVHKTFESWPLRLSPSQILESHTSHQRTPLKIFLAPPKVKFDKFDSQGEDISDIEFMLAEGLREFLNKHYSLHNPIRPTEFLAGAWDSKRFHSESSIKALFGMLKTEPVLILESEADGDYLNFRIGYWGIGQDNYYYKTITRLPYKEIVEESAKNRALEWKKIRDELILLGENIEEINNIGRDNVINLAILEKAEKWKEKGIDVSKLSLQYQVNRQDLEKLCQVLITCHSLAASWVADAYHLVHHDVPPLLPELLPMLTNAVDLQSLQAMSDDNQLRVYATGYKQLYQALEMERRYWIPELALELAQSLSHLPDDTWAKEQVDYSINTWLQLRQVPQPQASHPLQAMQSAVKIEDEEYVHKLREYFAAVGDTESMTYVEELLNAIANLKHKRQHEYAYLCHTLTGHSGKVTSVAISLDGKTLVSGSADKTIKVWNLDIGKVIHTITENIAEVSSVAISPDGNLLAVGSCEHPRNNVKVWHLATAKPLHTLLGHQKPVNFVVISPDGQILASGSNKIKIWNLHKGERICTLWHSAAVYAAAISPDGTILASANSDHKIRLWNPHSGEPLRTLSKHSGEVKAIAISPDGQFLISGSADKTIKIWHLDTDKVLHTLTGHTDEVKSLAVSLDGQTLFSASADKTIKIWRLHTGELLQTLTGHSGAVNSVAMSLDGQFIASGSSDKTIRIWQRVK; the protein is encoded by the coding sequence ATGGAGCAAGGAGTAAGATTACTTATTGATCTGGTACTAGAATTAGCACCTATTATTGCAAGTTTAGTACAAAAGAGAAATGAAGAACGCCCATTGGCAATATATCAACCTCCCGAATATATTCAAGAATTTATCCAATCTGTCAATAGTTCGAGTCAAGGTATCAGTTATGTGAGAGGATTTGACAAAGAAAAAATTCAGCAACAGGAACTAGCTTTTTATTACCATAAGACACAATTACAAATAGCAACACATCAGCGAGAAACAGCACTCAAGTTGCCAGAAGTTCATAAAACTTTTGAAAGCTGGCCTTTGCGATTATCACCTTCACAAATTTTAGAGTCTCATACCAGTCACCAACGGACTCCACTTAAAATTTTTCTTGCACCTCCTAAAGTCAAGTTTGATAAATTTGATAGTCAAGGAGAAGACATTTCAGACATCGAGTTCATGTTAGCTGAAGGTTTACGAGAGTTTCTCAACAAGCATTACTCTCTACATAATCCAATAAGACCAACAGAATTTTTAGCAGGGGCTTGGGATAGTAAGCGTTTTCACAGTGAATCAAGTATCAAGGCTCTGTTTGGAATGTTAAAAACAGAGCCTGTTTTAATTTTAGAGTCAGAAGCTGATGGAGATTATCTCAATTTTCGCATTGGCTATTGGGGAATTGGACAAGATAATTATTACTATAAAACAATAACTCGGCTACCTTATAAGGAAATTGTTGAAGAGTCAGCAAAAAATCGTGCTTTAGAGTGGAAAAAAATTAGAGATGAACTCATCTTATTGGGAGAAAATATAGAAGAAATTAATAATATTGGGAGAGACAATGTTATCAATTTGGCAATTCTGGAAAAAGCAGAGAAATGGAAAGAAAAGGGAATTGATGTCAGCAAGTTATCCTTACAATACCAAGTTAATCGTCAGGATCTTGAAAAACTTTGCCAGGTTTTGATTACTTGTCATAGTCTAGCGGCAAGTTGGGTAGCGGATGCATATCACTTGGTACATCATGATGTACCTCCTCTACTACCTGAATTACTGCCGATGCTGACAAATGCTGTTGATTTACAATCACTACAAGCGATGTCTGACGATAACCAGCTTCGCGTGTACGCCACAGGATATAAACAACTCTACCAAGCTCTGGAGATGGAGCGACGTTACTGGATTCCTGAGTTGGCATTGGAACTAGCTCAAAGTTTATCGCATTTACCCGATGACACATGGGCAAAAGAACAAGTAGATTACTCAATTAACACATGGTTACAACTACGCCAAGTTCCTCAGCCGCAAGCAAGCCATCCTCTACAGGCAATGCAATCAGCTGTGAAGATAGAAGATGAAGAATATGTCCACAAGTTAAGAGAATATTTTGCAGCAGTTGGCGACACTGAAAGTATGACATATGTTGAGGAACTTTTGAATGCGATCGCCAACCTCAAACACAAACGCCAACACGAATATGCTTATCTGTGCCACACCCTCACTGGTCATTCTGGTAAAGTGACATCTGTAGCTATCAGCCTAGATGGCAAAACTTTGGTAAGTGGGTCTGCTGATAAAACTATTAAGGTTTGGAATCTCGATATTGGCAAGGTTATTCACACCATAACTGAAAATATAGCAGAAGTTTCATCCGTGGCTATTAGCCCTGATGGGAATTTGCTGGCTGTAGGGAGTTGCGAACACCCTAGAAATAACGTCAAAGTATGGCATCTAGCAACTGCTAAACCACTGCATACTCTCTTAGGGCATCAAAAACCAGTTAACTTCGTAGTCATTAGCCCAGATGGACAAATTCTCGCTAGTGGCAGTAATAAAATCAAGATTTGGAACCTACATAAAGGCGAACGCATTTGCACCCTTTGGCATTCAGCCGCAGTTTATGCCGCCGCTATCAGCCCAGATGGTACAATCCTTGCCAGTGCTAACAGTGATCATAAGATTAGGTTATGGAATCCCCACTCAGGAGAACCATTACGAACCCTGAGTAAACATTCAGGTGAGGTGAAAGCGATCGCCATTTCTCCTGATGGACAATTCTTAATCAGTGGTAGTGCAGACAAAACCATCAAAATTTGGCATCTGGACACAGATAAAGTACTGCATACTTTAACTGGACATACAGATGAGGTAAAATCGCTAGCTGTTAGTCTTGATGGGCAAACTCTTTTTAGCGCTAGTGCTGATAAAACTATCAAGATTTGGCGTTTGCATACTGGAGAATTACTGCAAACTCTCACCGGACATTCAGGGGCAGTGAATTCTGTTGCAATGAGTTTAGATGGTCAATTTATTGCAAGTGGTAGTTCTGACAAAACAATCAGAATTTGGCAGAGAGTCAAATAA